The proteins below are encoded in one region of Sminthopsis crassicaudata isolate SCR6 chromosome 1, ASM4859323v1, whole genome shotgun sequence:
- the WIZ gene encoding protein Wiz isoform X3, with amino-acid sequence MALWSSPGVTPLSLGDNPGKCQAPGPVFSNPKTGNGGSLNQQPERSGVVLLALPQESLIPGELDASDNVLLSFPSPGMEGPPGGGTAPPPRPAVPERPPSLVLRSESEEDVEAEDGEEGSPVSALYPVRPLGPRSLEGLRDLQDNDGVADGPPHHGLGDTLPSASAATTAHRSSSRYRDGGGAEFPLGSPPLLLLGRFPSPSDGRGSRAPWERPFCVDRGADVREESTLERPSSSREAGAPFCSQETSFVSESKAVHTVKTHTELGGGPELRGAPEIAAESPVPLGSWEDRHPTSEPKPLDTFHREHLSKNKKGILRFDWFSDPDEHAHYREKGQGLDSGVGQAMRAQPLREAAPPLALPGFRKSPAPGLGKIRTLEAAVVTERKGLLTEPEVSERSPLPEPRPEWVLPRPGLQTGPELAISKQTWTVNEEDSVERLSLEPPPCGPYDIEMRPYFCNLVEEADKEALGQEEDPAVYTCIECSIYFKKKEHLLDHMMQHSRGPGQDPIGDSRGGQGQFSCSECGWAFGDPGTLEQHRRLHQESREKIIEEIQKLNEFPDEGRDARLQCPKCVFGTNSSKIFVQHAKMHVRERRDQGAKGLGLSCHSGGEAQDSPGHLAYKHFRSNEPPLAQGPPLGLGKGLHSCILCGFPAPNENVLKEHVKYAHSHQPWGGEIEAFEDLASQPGTSRDSYSPARLARIPDVDYFGKADRLFAPAWQEGSAHYDPTPAFALGHQRLDRSSRVKKGFATASFHSRKMLPYSSTHKSLGTLPFSSAKVYNPYTLHPSKKKSMAHLKDLESDVGRDFFTGWEELRPPGSYTSDLGNVEEEMSLTTEIDFPQNRSFNPITIPQPALELKRTFREALQKAESSEAQQHQLRKMVPIVLVEEMNLQPPRAFQAHGRLAKSQGAPSSTELMLDGPIPLDLLLLDSPLEGPLGIDDLFDSDSPMLKNEERKCPYCPDRFHNGIGLANHVRGHLNRVGVSYNVRHFISAEEVKAIEQKFSFQKKKKKGIANFDPSTFSLMRCEFCGAGFDTRAGLSSHARAHLRDFGITNWELTISPINILKELLAASAERPVLVAPGPGEPGSPGCEREMLGFGPPSLMTLSECRGRGSPLSPFPQAWGDELGPIYRDVLASEEEEMVAMELASPPLPKKSLPPGQLDQTASRLGNKMSPEIPHGSKQEPPDLKAQNLTTCEVCGACFETRKGLSSHARSHLRQLGVAESESSGAPIDLLYELMKQKGKPDSSPLPLPLAKKSGSPKEATASPRPGLLTLSKAVDRSPDIPINKAIKSPPGFSSKGLSHPPGSPLLKKVPPALSGSPPPKNPEDKSPKLPLSPLSGSPKAQWPQPEDEGPLNLTLDSDSGRELDCQLCGAWFETRKGLSSHARAHLRHLGVSDPDAKGSPIDVLHELIKSDGFQTRLPAEREVLAEPGRSGFSALRPSATALSLLSPPPAKKPKPRASGEASLRGKQDLSASIFWASDVELSPLNLSSGPEPVRDIRCEFCGEFFENRKGLSSHARSHLRQMGVTEWYVNGSPIDTLREILKRRTQPRAGGPPNPTLPGPKGLAKAMGGGPGSSLEARSASELHVPPSAKKLQPSSSPLGHSPTTSPPPTARKMFPGLPPPSLQKKLKPDQMRMEIKREMLAGSLHSEGHPSDGPWSPREDMAPLNLSSRAEPVRDIRCEFCGEFFENRKGLSSHARSHLRQMGVTEWSVNGSPIDTLREILKKKAKPCLIKKEPATGELPSPLGEDGPKSPGKVLQALSLTPLPGRPGKPGPGSANIPREMTLSPLATKPSAGFLTPLTAKRPLPDDRLLAGELKPKTYIQTELPFKTKTIHDKSSHTSSEACCELCGLYFENRKALASHARAHLRQFGVTEWCVNGSPIETLSEWIKHRPQKVGAYRSYIQGGRPFTKKFRNSGHGRDGDKRVPLTLAPNSLALMNKHLGSEFGPGEASRTGDGGERPLASSPLALVKAEEHQRQNINKFERRQARPLDATPSRGEEASDFQQKLEEVRQPPPRVRPVPSLVPRPPQTSLVKFVGNIYTLKCRFCEVEFQGPLSIQEEWVRHLQRHILEMNFSKAEPRPVEPEAPEAQTVAEAQ; translated from the exons CTACCGGGATGGAGGTGGTGCAGAATTCCCTCTGGGTTCACCACCGCTGCTGCTCCTGGGTCGGTTCCCCAGCCCTTCGGATGGGAGGGGCAGCCGGGCACCGTGGGAACGCCCTTTCTGTGTGGACAGAGGGGCCGATGTCAGGGAGGAAAGCACTTTAGAGAGGCCATCCAGCTCCAGGGAAGCTGGGGCCCCATTCTGTTCCCAGGAGACCTCCTTTGTCAGCGAGTCCAAAGCTGTACATACTGTGAAAACTCACACTGAATTGGGAGGGGGGCCGGAGCTTCGAGGAGCTCCTGAGATTGCGGCTGAGTCCCCTGTTCCCTTGGGGTCCTGGGAGGACAGGCACCCCACTTCTGAACCAAAGCCCCTTGACACTTTCCACAGAGAGCACTTATCGAAGAACAAGAAGGGTATCCTGAGGTTTGATTGGTTCTCAGACCCTGATGAGCATGCCCACTATAGGGAAAAGGGCCAAGGCCTAGACAGTGGGGTCGGGCAGGCGATGCGAGCCCAGCCCCTAAGAGAGGCGGCTCCCCCCCTGGCCCTTCCAGGTTTCAGGAAAAGCCCTGCTCCTGGCTTAGGCAAAATCAGAACCCTGGAGGCAGCAGTGGTCACTGAGAGGAAGGGGCTGCTGACAGAGCCAGAGGTATCTGAAAGAAGTCCTCTTCCTGAGCCCCGTCCTGAGTGGGTCTTGCCCAGGCCAGGCCTTCAAACTGGTCCTGAACTGGCCATCAGTAAACAGACATGGACAGTGAATGAGGAAGACTCAGTGGAACGGCTGTCCCTAGAACCCCCGCCCTGTGGCCCATATGACATTGAAATGAGGCCCTACTTTTGTAACTTGGTAGAGGAGGCTGACAAGGAAGCACTGGGGCAGGAGGAAGACCCTGCTGTCTACACTTGTATTGAGTGCAGCATTTACTTCAAGAAGAAAGAACATCTCCTGGACCATATGATGCAGCATAGCCGAGGCCCTGGGCAGGACCCTATAGGTGACTCCCGAGGGGGACAGGGGCAGTTCTCTTGCAGTGAATGTGGCTGGGCATTTGGGGACCCTGGCACTCTGGAGCAGCATCGCCGGCTCCACCAGGAGTCTAGGGAGAAGATTATTGAGGAAATTCAGAAACTGAATGAATTCCCAGATGAAGGACGAGATGCTCGACTCCAGTGCCCCAAATGTGTGTTTGGCACCAATTCCTCCAAGATCTTTGTACAGCATGCCAAGATGCATGTCAGGGAGAGGAGGGACCAAGGAGCCAAGGGCCTGGGCCTCTCTTGCCACTCAGGAGGTGAGGCCCAGGACAGTCCTGGCCACCTTGCCTATAAACACTTCAGATCCAATGAGCCCCCATTAGCCCAGGGGCCACCCCTAGGGCTAGGAAAAGGCCTTCACAGCTGCATCCTCTGTGGTTTCCCAGCCccaaatgaaaatgttttgaagGAACATGTGAAGTATGCCCACTCTCACCAGCCTTGGGGGGGAGAGATTGAGGCTTTTGAAGATCTAGCCAGCCAGCCTGGAACCAGCCGTGACTCCTACAGCCCTGCTCGACTAGCCCGCATACCTGATGTGGACTATTTTGGCAAAGCAGACCGGCTGTTTGCTCCAGCATGGCAGGAAGGCTCTGCTCACTATGATCCCACTCCTGCCTTTGCTCTGGGACATCAAAGGCTGGACAGGAGCAGTCGGGTAAAAAAAGGCTTTGCCACTGCTAGCTTCCATTCAAGAAAGATGCTTCCATACAGTTCCACCCATAAGTCCTTGGGAACATTGCCATTCTCCTCGGCCAAAGTTTATAATCCCTATACCTTGCatcctagtaaaaaaaaaagtatggctcATCTGAAGGACCTGGAGAGTGATGTGGGTCGAGACTTCTTCACTGGGTGGGAGGAGCTCAGGCCCCCAGGGTCTTATACCAGTGACTTGGGAAACGTGGAAGAGGAGATGTCTTTAACCACTGAGATTGACTTTCCACAGAACAGAAGCTTTAACCCTATCACCATCCCCCAACCTGCGTTGGAGCTCAAAAGGACTTTTCGAGAAGCCTTACAAAAGGCTGAGTCCTCAGAGGCACAGCAGCACCAGCTGCGGAAGATGGTCCCCATAGTCCTTGTGGAAGAGATGAATCTACAGCCTCCACGGGCTTTCCAAGCCCATGGTCGGCTGGCAAAGTCTCAGGGGGCTCCCTCTTCCACAGAGCTGATGCTGGATGGGCCTATCCCATTGGATTTGTTGCTGCTGGATTCCCCACTCGAAGGGCCCTTGGGAATTGATGACCTCTTTGATTCAGACTCCCCCATGCTAAAGAATGAGGAGAGGAAGTGCCCTTACTGCCCAGACAGGTTTCACAATGGGATTGGCCTGGCTAACCATGTTCGGGGCCATTTGAACCGTGTAGGGGTGAGCTACAATGTCCGACACTTCATCTCTGCAGAGGAAGTAAAAGCAATCGAGCAAAAGTTCTCCttccaaaagaagaagaaaaaaggta TTGCCAACTTTGACCCCAGCACATTCAGCTTGATGCGCTGTGAGTTCTGTGGAGCAGGCTTTGACACCCGAGCAGGCCTTTCTAGCCATGCCCGAGCTCACCTGCGTGACTTTGGCATTACCAACTGGGAGCTCACCATTTCACCTATCAATATTCTCAAGGAGCTGCTGGCAGCATCGGCAGAGCGCCCTGTGTTGGTAGCCCCAGGCCCGGGGGAGCCTGGATCCCCAGGCTGTGAGAGGGAGATGCTGGGCTTTGGCCCACCCAGCCTGATGACTTTGTCGGAATGCAGAGGACGGGGCTCACCACTCTCTCCATTTCCCCAAGCCTGGGGTGATGAGTTGGGGCCAATCTACCGAGATG TTCTGGCCTCTGAGGAAGAAGAGATGGTGGCTATGGAGCTGGCCTCACCCCCACTCCCAAAGAAGAGTCTTCCCCCAGGGCAGCTGGATCAAACTGCCAGCAGGTTGGGTAACAAGATGTCGCCAGAGATTCCCCACGGGAGCAAACAAGAACCCCCAGACCTCAAAG CTCAGAATCTGACAACATGTGAGGTGTGTGGTGCTTGTTTTGAGACCCGAAAAGGCCTTTCCAGCCATGCGCGCTCCCACCTGCGTCAGCTAGGGGTGGCTGAGTCTGAAAGTAGCGGAGCCCCCATCGACCTGCTGTACGAGCTgatgaaacagaaaggaaaaccTGACAGCAGCCCCCTGCCCCTACCCCTGGCCAAGAAATCGGGCTCCCCAAAGGAGGCAACTGCCTCTCCCCGCCCAGGCCTGTTGACCCTCAGCAAGGCAGTTGACAGATCCCCTGATATCCCCATCAACAAGGCCATCAAGTCACCCCCTGGCTTCTCATCCAAGGGCCTCTCCCACCCACCAGGCTCCCCTCTCCTCAAGAAGGTGCCGCCTGCTTTGTCGGGGTCCCCCCCACCCAAGAACCCTGAGGACAAGAGCCCCAAGCTGCCCCTGAGCCCCCTGTCAGGCTCCCCGAAGGCGCAGTGGCCCCAACCAGAGGATGAGGGGCCCCTGAACCTCA CTTTAGATAGTGATTCGGGCAGAGAGCTTGATTGCCAGTTGTGCGGGGCCTGGTTTGAGACCAGAAAGGGCCTGTCCAGTCACGCCAGAGCCCACCTGCGCCACCTGGGGGTGAGCGACCCGGATGCCAAGGGATCCCCCATAGACGTGCTTCACGAGCTCATCAAGAGCGACGGCTTCCAGACCCGCCTCCCAGCAGAGCGGGAGGTGCTGGCAGAGCCTGGGCGGTCTGGCTTTTCGGCCCTCCGGCCCTCGGCCACGGCTCTCTCACTGCTCTCCCCCCCGCCCGCCAAGAAGCCCAAACCGAGGGCGTCGGGTGAGGCCAGCCTTCGGGGGAAGCAGGATCTCTCTGCCAGCATATTCTGGGCCTCAGACGTGGAGCTGTCTCCTCTCAATCTCT CATCAGGCCCAGAGCCAGTCAGGGACATCCGTTGTGAGTTTTGTGGTGAGTTCTTTGAGAATCGAAAAGGCCTGTCAAGCCACGCACGCTCCCATCTGCGGCAGATGGGAGTAACAGAGTGGTATGTCAATGGCTCGCCCATTGACACCCTGAGAGAAATCCTGAAGCGCCGGACCCAGCCTCGGGCTGGAGGACCTCCCAACCCAACCTTGCCAGGCCCAAAGGGACTGGCCAAGGCAATGGGTGGGGGACCCGGTAGCTCTCTGGAGGCCCGAAGTGCTTCAGAGCTGCATGTACCGCCCTCTGCCAAGAAACTGCAGCCATCCAGCAGCCCCCTGGGCCACTCACCAACCACCTCTCCACCTCCAACTGCTCGGAAGATGTTCCCTGGTCTgccacctccctccctccagaagaaattaaagcctgATCAAATGCGGATGGAGATCAAACGGGAGATGTTGGCTGGAAGCCTGCACAGTGAAGGACACCCATCTGATGGACCCTGGTCACCACGTGAGGACATGGCGCCCCTGAATCTAT CTTCCCGGGCTGAGCCAGTCCGGGACATCCGCTGTGAATTCTGTGGTGAATTCTTTGAGAACCGAAAGGGCCTGTCAAGCCATGCACGCTCTCACCTGCGGCAGATGGGGGTAACTGAGTGGTCAGTTAATGGTTCACCCATTGATACTCTTCGAGAGATCCTGAAGAAAAAGGCCAAACCGTGTCTTATTAAGAAGGAACCTGCCACAGGCGAACTGCCCTCACCCTTGGGTGAGGATGGGCCCAAATCCCCTGGAAAGGTGCTTCAGGCCCTGTCTTTGACCCCATTGCCTGGTCGTCCTGGCAAACCGGGGCCTGGCTCTGCCAACATACCCCGGGAGATGACCCTTTCTCCTCTTGCCACCAAACCGTCTGCTGGTTTTCTCACCCCTTTGACGGCAAAGCGGCCGTTGCCTGATGACCGACTTCTCGCTGGGGAATTGAAGCCTAAGACCTATATACAGACAGAGCTGCCCTTCAAGACCAAGACCATTCATGACAAAAGCTCACACACTT CCAGTGAAGCCTGTTGTGAGCTATGTGGTCTCTATTTTGAGAATCGTAAGGCACTGGCCAGTCATGCTCGGGCTCACCTGCGGCAATTTGGAGTGACAGAATGGTGTGTGAATGGCTCCCCAATTGAGACCTTGAGTGAGTGGATCAAGCACAGACCCCAGAAGGTGGGGGCCTACCGCAGCTATATTCAAGGTGGCCGGCCCTTCACCAAGAAGTTCCGTAATTCAGGCCACGGACGAGATGGGGACAAACGAGTGCCCCTCACCTTGGCTCCCAATAGCCTCGCCCTGATGAATAAGCACCTGGGGAGTGAATTTGGGCCTGGAGAAGCTAGCCGGACTGGAGATGGTGGTGAACGACCCCTGGCATCCTCACCTCTTGCATTGGTGAAAGCAGAGGAACACCAGCGTCAGAATATCAATA AATTTGAGCGCAGACAAGCCCGACCTCTGGATGCAACCCCTTCTCGGGGTGAGGAGGCCAGTGACTTTCAGCAGAAACTGGAAGAAGTGCGACAGCCACCTCCTAGAGTAAGGCCTGTCCCCTCACTGGTCCCCCGCCCTCCCCAGACGTCATTGGTGAAATTTGTGGGCAACATCTACACTCTGAAATGCAG GTTCTGCGAAGTGGAGTTCCAGGGTCCCCTCTCCATCCAGGAGGAGTGGGTTCGGCATCTCCAGAGGCACATCCTGGAAATGAACTTCTCCAAAGCGGAGCCCCGGCCTGTGGAGCCTGAGGCCCCAGAGGCACAGACAGTGGCAGAGGCCCAGTAA